Proteins encoded within one genomic window of Manis pentadactyla isolate mManPen7 chromosome 4, mManPen7.hap1, whole genome shotgun sequence:
- the INTS11 gene encoding integrator complex subunit 11 isoform X2, protein MPEIRVTPLGAGQDVGRSCILVSIAGKNVMLDCGMHMGFNDDRRFPDFSYITRNGRLTDFLDCVIISHFHLDHCGALPYFSEMVGYDGPVYMTPPTQAICPILLEDYRKIAVDKKGEANFFTSQMIKDCMKKVVAVRLHQTVQVDDELEIKAYYAGHVLGAAMFQIKVGSESVVYTGDYNMTPDRHLGAAWIDRCRPSLLITESTYATTIRDSKRCRERDFLKKVHETVERGGKVLIPVFALGRAQELCILLETFWERMNLKAPIYFSTGLTEKANHYYKLFITWTNQKIRKTFVQRNMFEFKHIKAFDRAFADNPGPMVVFATPGMLHAGQSLQIFRKWAGNEKNMVIMPGYCVQGTVGHKILSGQRKLEMEGRQVLEVKMQVEYMSFSAHADAKGIMQLVGQAEPENVLLVHGEAKKMEFLKQKIEQEFRVSCYMPANGETVTLPTSPSIPVGISLGLLKREMAQGLHPDAKKPRLLHGTLIMKDSNFRLVSSEQALKELGLAEHQLRFTCRVHLHDTRKEQEMASRVYSHLKSTLKDHCVQHLPDGSVTVESILIQAAAHSEDPGTKVLLVSWTYQDEELGSHLTSLLKKGLPQTPS, encoded by the exons ATGCCCGAGATCAGAGTCACTCCCCTGG GGGCCGGCCAGGATGTGGGCCGAAGCTGTATCCTCGTTTCCATTGCGGGCAAGAACGTCATGCTGGACTGCGGGATGCATATGGGTTTCAACGATGAT AGGCGCTTCCCTGACTTTTCCTACATCACTCGCAACGGCCGGCTGACCGACTTCCTGGACTGTGTGATCATCAG CCACTTCCACCTGGACCACTGCGGGGCGCTCCCCTACTTCAGCGAGATGGTGGGCTACGACGGTCCTGTCTACATGACCCCCCCCACCCAGGCCATCTGTCCCATTCTGCTGGAAGACTACCGCAAGATCGCTGTGGACAAGAAGGGCGAGGCCAACTTCTTCACCTCCCAGATGATCAAAGACTGCATGAAGAAGGTGGTGGCCGTCCGCCTCCATCAGACAGTCCAG GTGGATGATGAGCTGGAAATCAAGGCCTACTATGCAGGCCACGTGCTGGGGGCAGCCATGTTCCAGATTAAAGTGGGCTCAGAGTCTGTGGTCTACACG GGTGATTATAACATGACCCCGGACCGGCATCTGGG GGCCGCCTGGATTGACAGATGCCGCCCCAGCTTGCTCATCACAGAGTCCACATACGCCACGACCATCCGTGACTCCAAGCGCTGCCGGGAGCGAGACTTCCTGAAGAAGGTCCATGAGACTGTGGAGCGTGGCGGGAAA GTGCTCATCCCTGTGTTTGCGCTGGGACGTGCCCAGGAGCTCTGCATCCTGCTGGAGACCTTCTG GGAGCGTATGAACCTGAAGGCCCCCATCTACTTCTCCACGGGCCTGACAGAGAAGGCGAACCACTATTACAAGCTCTTTATTACCTGGACCAACCAGAAGATCCGCAAAACCTTTGTCCAGAGGAACATGTTTGAGTTCAAGCACATCAAGGCCTTCGACCGAGCCTTTGCTGACAACCCGGGTCCGATG GTCGTGTTTGCCACTCCAGGGATGCTCCATGCCGGCCAGTCCCTGCAGATCTTTCGCAAGTGGGCAGGGAATGAGAAGAACATG GTCATTATGCCTGGCTACTGCGTGCAGGGCACTGTGGGCCACAAAATCCTCAGCGGGCAGCGCAAGCTAGAGATGGAGGGGCGGCAGGTG CTGGAGGTCAAGATGCAGGTGGAGTACATGTCCTTCAGTGCCCACGCCGATGCCAAGGGCATCATGCAGCTGGTGGGCCAGGCGGAGCCTGAGAACGTGCTTTTGGTACACGGGGAGGCCAAGAAGATGGAGTTCCTAAAGCAGAAGATCGAGCAGGAGTTCC GGGTCAGCTGCTACATGCCAGCCAATGGTGAGACGGTGACACTGCCCACGAGCCCCAGCATCCCTGTGGGCATCTCGCTGGGGCTGCTGAAACGGGAGATGGCACAGG GACTGCATCCTGATGCAAAAAAGCCCAGACTCCTGCATGGCACCCTGATCATGAAGgacagt AACTTCCGGCTAGTGTCCTCAGAACAAGCCCTCAAAGAGCTGGGCTTGGCCGAACACCAGCTGCGCTTCACCTGCCGTGTGCACCTGCATGACACGCGAAAGGAGCAGGAGATGGCCTCGCGTGTCTACAGCCACCTGAAGAG CACCCTCAAGGACCACTGCGTTCAGCACCTCCCTGATGGCTCTGTGACCGTGGAGTCCATCCTCATTCAGGCCGCAGCCCACTCAGAGGACCCTGGCACCAAGGTGCTGCTGGTCTCCTGGACCTACCAG GATGAAGAGCTAGGAAGCCACCTCACGTCGCTGCTCAAGAAGGGCCTGCCCCAGACCCCCAGCTGA
- the INTS11 gene encoding integrator complex subunit 11 isoform X1, whose amino-acid sequence MLDCGMHMGFNDDRRFPDFSYITRNGRLTDFLDCVIISHFHLDHCGALPYFSEMVGYDGPVYMTPPTQAICPILLEDYRKIAVDKKGEANFFTSQMIKDCMKKVVAVRLHQTVQVDDELEIKAYYAGHVLGAAMFQIKVGSESVVYTGDYNMTPDRHLGAAWIDRCRPSLLITESTYATTIRDSKRCRERDFLKKVHETVERGGKVLIPVFALGRAQELCILLETFWERMNLKAPIYFSTGLTEKANHYYKLFITWTNQKIRKTFVQRNMFEFKHIKAFDRAFADNPGPMVVFATPGMLHAGQSLQIFRKWAGNEKNMVIMPGYCVQGTVGHKILSGQRKLEMEGRQVLEVKMQVEYMSFSAHADAKGIMQLVGQAEPENVLLVHGEAKKMEFLKQKIEQEFRVSCYMPANGETVTLPTSPSIPVGISLGLLKREMAQGLHPDAKKPRLLHGTLIMKDSNFRLVSSEQALKELGLAEHQLRFTCRVHLHDTRKEQEMASRVYSHLKSTLKDHCVQHLPDGSVTVESILIQAAAHSEDPGTKVLLVSWTYQDEELGSHLTSLLKKGLPQTPS is encoded by the exons ATGCTGGACTGCGGGATGCATATGGGTTTCAACGATGAT AGGCGCTTCCCTGACTTTTCCTACATCACTCGCAACGGCCGGCTGACCGACTTCCTGGACTGTGTGATCATCAG CCACTTCCACCTGGACCACTGCGGGGCGCTCCCCTACTTCAGCGAGATGGTGGGCTACGACGGTCCTGTCTACATGACCCCCCCCACCCAGGCCATCTGTCCCATTCTGCTGGAAGACTACCGCAAGATCGCTGTGGACAAGAAGGGCGAGGCCAACTTCTTCACCTCCCAGATGATCAAAGACTGCATGAAGAAGGTGGTGGCCGTCCGCCTCCATCAGACAGTCCAG GTGGATGATGAGCTGGAAATCAAGGCCTACTATGCAGGCCACGTGCTGGGGGCAGCCATGTTCCAGATTAAAGTGGGCTCAGAGTCTGTGGTCTACACG GGTGATTATAACATGACCCCGGACCGGCATCTGGG GGCCGCCTGGATTGACAGATGCCGCCCCAGCTTGCTCATCACAGAGTCCACATACGCCACGACCATCCGTGACTCCAAGCGCTGCCGGGAGCGAGACTTCCTGAAGAAGGTCCATGAGACTGTGGAGCGTGGCGGGAAA GTGCTCATCCCTGTGTTTGCGCTGGGACGTGCCCAGGAGCTCTGCATCCTGCTGGAGACCTTCTG GGAGCGTATGAACCTGAAGGCCCCCATCTACTTCTCCACGGGCCTGACAGAGAAGGCGAACCACTATTACAAGCTCTTTATTACCTGGACCAACCAGAAGATCCGCAAAACCTTTGTCCAGAGGAACATGTTTGAGTTCAAGCACATCAAGGCCTTCGACCGAGCCTTTGCTGACAACCCGGGTCCGATG GTCGTGTTTGCCACTCCAGGGATGCTCCATGCCGGCCAGTCCCTGCAGATCTTTCGCAAGTGGGCAGGGAATGAGAAGAACATG GTCATTATGCCTGGCTACTGCGTGCAGGGCACTGTGGGCCACAAAATCCTCAGCGGGCAGCGCAAGCTAGAGATGGAGGGGCGGCAGGTG CTGGAGGTCAAGATGCAGGTGGAGTACATGTCCTTCAGTGCCCACGCCGATGCCAAGGGCATCATGCAGCTGGTGGGCCAGGCGGAGCCTGAGAACGTGCTTTTGGTACACGGGGAGGCCAAGAAGATGGAGTTCCTAAAGCAGAAGATCGAGCAGGAGTTCC GGGTCAGCTGCTACATGCCAGCCAATGGTGAGACGGTGACACTGCCCACGAGCCCCAGCATCCCTGTGGGCATCTCGCTGGGGCTGCTGAAACGGGAGATGGCACAGG GACTGCATCCTGATGCAAAAAAGCCCAGACTCCTGCATGGCACCCTGATCATGAAGgacagt AACTTCCGGCTAGTGTCCTCAGAACAAGCCCTCAAAGAGCTGGGCTTGGCCGAACACCAGCTGCGCTTCACCTGCCGTGTGCACCTGCATGACACGCGAAAGGAGCAGGAGATGGCCTCGCGTGTCTACAGCCACCTGAAGAG CACCCTCAAGGACCACTGCGTTCAGCACCTCCCTGATGGCTCTGTGACCGTGGAGTCCATCCTCATTCAGGCCGCAGCCCACTCAGAGGACCCTGGCACCAAGGTGCTGCTGGTCTCCTGGACCTACCAG GATGAAGAGCTAGGAAGCCACCTCACGTCGCTGCTCAAGAAGGGCCTGCCCCAGACCCCCAGCTGA
- the PUSL1 gene encoding tRNA pseudouridine synthase-like 1 isoform X1, with product MGSGPVAGCVRARYLVYFQYVGTDFNGVAAVRGAQRAVGVQNYLEEAAERLNSVVPVKFTISSRTDAGVHALGNAAHLDVQRRSGLPPFSPEVLAEALNAHLKHPAIRVVQAFRVPSDFHARHAATSRTYVYRLATGCPRYDQLPVFERNRCWALRADCLDLASMQEAAQHLLGTHDFSAFQSAGSPATSSVRTLRRASMHPDLAGPFVLAQESRKLRFWSLEFESQSFLYRQVRRMTAVLVAVGLGALTPTQVKAILESRDPLGRHQRRVAPAQGLFLKSVLYRELVPVSPSLSSQQMGIQLMPSGKARTQKAGRSRLDLQTSGWRPAGHGQVAWRRSCLPMASMPQMTPRHPAEVRAAMTQ from the exons ATGGGCTCGGGCCCGGTGGCGGGCTGCGTGCGGGCGCGCTACCTCGTGTACTTCCAGTACGTGGGCACGGACTTCAA CGGGGTCGCGGCCGTCAGGGGCGCCCAGCGAGCCGTCGGGGTCCAGAACTACCTGGAG GAGGCTGCAGAGCGGCTCAACTCGGTCGTGCCGGTCAAGTTTACCATTTCCAGCCGCACCGACGCCGGGGTCCACGCGCTGGGCAACGCGGCTCACTTGGACGTGCAGCGCCGCTCGGGCCTGCCGCCCTTCTCTCCCGAGGTCCTGGCCGAAGCCCTCAACGCCCACCTGAAGCACCCGGCCATCCG GGTAGTTCAGGCCTTCCGTGTGCCCAGCGACTTCCATGCCCGCCACGCTGCCACATCCAGGACCTATGTGTACCGCCTGGCCACCGGCTGCCCTCGGTATGACCAACTGCCCGTGTTTGAACGAAATCGATGCTGGGCCCTGCGGGCAGA CTGCTTGGATTTGGCTTCCATGCAGGAGGCTGCCCAGCACCTCCTGGGGACACATGACTTCAGCGCCTTCCAGTCGGCTGGCAGCCCGGCCACTAGCTCGGTGCGCACCCTGCGCCGAGCCTCCATGCACCCTGACTTGGCCGGCCCCTTTGTCCTCGCCCAGGAGAGTAG GAAGTTGCGGTTCTGGAGCCTGGAGTTTGAGAGCCAGTCCTTCCTGTACAGACAG GTCCGGAGGATGACAGCTGTGCTAGTGGCcgtggggctgggggctctgaCACCCACTCAAGTGAAGGCAATTCTGGAGAGCCGGGACCCTCTGGGACGACACCAGAGACGTGTGGCCCCGGCCCAGGGTCTGTTTCTCAAGTCAGTGCTCTACAGGGAACTTG TGCCAGTGAGCCCTTCTCTGTCATCCCAGCAGATGGGAATCCAGCTTATGCCCAGTGGGAAAGCCAGGACCCAGAAAGCAGGGAGATCCCGCCTTGACCTGCAGACCTCAGGCTGGAGACCAGCAGGCCATGGACAGGTGGCCTGGAGGAG GTCCTGCCTCCCCATGGCCTCCATGCCTCAGATGACCCCCAGACACCCAGCTGAGGTCAGGGCAGCCATGACACAGTAG
- the PUSL1 gene encoding tRNA pseudouridine synthase-like 1 isoform X2, with amino-acid sequence MGSGPVAGCVRARYLVYFQYVGTDFNGVAAVRGAQRAVGVQNYLEEAAERLNSVVPVKFTISSRTDAGVHALGNAAHLDVQRRSGLPPFSPEVLAEALNAHLKHPAIRVVQAFRVPSDFHARHAATSRTYVYRLATGCPRCLDLASMQEAAQHLLGTHDFSAFQSAGSPATSSVRTLRRASMHPDLAGPFVLAQESRKLRFWSLEFESQSFLYRQVRRMTAVLVAVGLGALTPTQVKAILESRDPLGRHQRRVAPAQGLFLKSVLYRELVPVSPSLSSQQMGIQLMPSGKARTQKAGRSRLDLQTSGWRPAGHGQVAWRRSCLPMASMPQMTPRHPAEVRAAMTQ; translated from the exons ATGGGCTCGGGCCCGGTGGCGGGCTGCGTGCGGGCGCGCTACCTCGTGTACTTCCAGTACGTGGGCACGGACTTCAA CGGGGTCGCGGCCGTCAGGGGCGCCCAGCGAGCCGTCGGGGTCCAGAACTACCTGGAG GAGGCTGCAGAGCGGCTCAACTCGGTCGTGCCGGTCAAGTTTACCATTTCCAGCCGCACCGACGCCGGGGTCCACGCGCTGGGCAACGCGGCTCACTTGGACGTGCAGCGCCGCTCGGGCCTGCCGCCCTTCTCTCCCGAGGTCCTGGCCGAAGCCCTCAACGCCCACCTGAAGCACCCGGCCATCCG GGTAGTTCAGGCCTTCCGTGTGCCCAGCGACTTCCATGCCCGCCACGCTGCCACATCCAGGACCTATGTGTACCGCCTGGCCACCGGCTGCCCTCG CTGCTTGGATTTGGCTTCCATGCAGGAGGCTGCCCAGCACCTCCTGGGGACACATGACTTCAGCGCCTTCCAGTCGGCTGGCAGCCCGGCCACTAGCTCGGTGCGCACCCTGCGCCGAGCCTCCATGCACCCTGACTTGGCCGGCCCCTTTGTCCTCGCCCAGGAGAGTAG GAAGTTGCGGTTCTGGAGCCTGGAGTTTGAGAGCCAGTCCTTCCTGTACAGACAG GTCCGGAGGATGACAGCTGTGCTAGTGGCcgtggggctgggggctctgaCACCCACTCAAGTGAAGGCAATTCTGGAGAGCCGGGACCCTCTGGGACGACACCAGAGACGTGTGGCCCCGGCCCAGGGTCTGTTTCTCAAGTCAGTGCTCTACAGGGAACTTG TGCCAGTGAGCCCTTCTCTGTCATCCCAGCAGATGGGAATCCAGCTTATGCCCAGTGGGAAAGCCAGGACCCAGAAAGCAGGGAGATCCCGCCTTGACCTGCAGACCTCAGGCTGGAGACCAGCAGGCCATGGACAGGTGGCCTGGAGGAG GTCCTGCCTCCCCATGGCCTCCATGCCTCAGATGACCCCCAGACACCCAGCTGAGGTCAGGGCAGCCATGACACAGTAG